A single window of Colletes latitarsis isolate SP2378_abdomen chromosome 6, iyColLati1, whole genome shotgun sequence DNA harbors:
- the LOC143342323 gene encoding putative RNA methyltransferase CG11342 isoform X1, whose product MFDCQLTDSPYFRFSKMSNDASLTPSKEEKEDKTDPGASRHGNFMNYYQFHPAEERVRQLPRGVWRPAHPDRKYVGLDIGCNAGDLTFVLHDFLVNATSADQAEISLLGVDLDPILIERARERNPRPDRIIFECLDFVTDDCNHIFEGYLHRFEKSCFDVVFCFSVTMWIHLNHGDKGLAEFLRKACSLARMIVIEPQLWKCYRNASRRLRRSKGEGFPLLKTLELTGDPAAHIERILTNICNFRRVTVTADNEWKRRLLIYERT is encoded by the exons ATGTTTGATTGTCAATTGACCGATTCACCGTATTTCAGATTTTCAAAAATGTCAAACGACGCGTCGCTGACACCATCTAAGGAGGAGAAGGAAGATAAGACGGATCCGGGCGCTAGTAGACATGGGAACTTCATGAATTATTACCAATTCCATCCTGCGGAAGAGCGCGTGCGACAACTTCCGCGTGGCGTGTGGCGGCCGGCCCATCCGGACCGGAAATACGTAGGCCTAGACATCGGCTGTAATGCGGGG GATTTAACGTTCGTGTTGCACGATTTTCTCGTAAATGCCACATCGGCCGATCAAGCGGAGATCTCGTTGCTCGGCGTGGACCTCGATCCGATACTGATCGAGCGAGCACGAGAACGGAACCCACGACCGGATCGGATTATTTTCGAGTGCCTCGATTTTGTCACCGATGATTGTAACCATATTTTCGAGGGTTACCTTCACCGTTTCGAGAAGTCATGCTTCGACGTCGTATTCTGTTTCTCCGTTACGATGTGGATCCATTTAAATCACGGGGACAAAGGGCTGGCGGAATTTCTACGGAAAGCTTGTTCCCTCGCGCGGATGATCGTGATCGAGCCTCAACTTTGGAAATGTTACAGAAACGCGTCGAGACGATTAAGGCGATCGAAAGGCGAGGGTTTCCCCTTATTGAAGACTCTCGAGCTCACTGGGGACCCAGCGGCGCACATTGAACGTATATTGACGAATATTTGTAACTTTCGACGagtgacggttaccgccgacaaCGAGTGGAAGCGGAGACTATTAATTTATGAGAGGACGTGA
- the LOC143342443 gene encoding BPTF-associated chromatin complex component 1 isoform X1, translated as MESTSGQKVGEIFTAAGAAFNKLGELTMQLHPTTDSPAGKWTDEEIEMLRHSVKTFSEDLTKISEHIKGRTVSQIRTTLKKKAFEEAGVPIRQQILSQQSSQQSQVSKQQTTGNQGLMGKSAEVTLNMLNAPESEVDVEGLPEECQVKLEFEGATEEVAS; from the exons ATGGAGTCTACAAGCGGTCAGAAG GTTGGTGAGATTTTCACCGCAGCCGGGGCAGCATTCAATAAGCTCGGAGAATTAACTATGCAGTTGCACCCCACGACAGACTCACCAGCTGG TAAATGGACTGACGAGGAAATTGAGATGCTCCGTCACTCGGTAAAGACCTTCAGTGAAGACTTGACCAAAATAAGTGAACACATCAAGGGGCGAACGGT CTCCCAGATTCGGACAACGTTAAAGAAAAAAGCCTTCGAAGAGGCTGGGGTACCCATCAGGCAACAAATACTCTCTCAACAGTCGTCACAACAGTCGCAAGTATCGAAGCAACAAACAACCGGGAATCAAGGGTTAATGGGAAAATCAGCGGAAGTAACGCTAAACATGTTAAATGCACCAGAATCGGAAGTGGACGTTGAAGGACTACCGGAAGAGTGTCAAGTGAAGCTCGAGTTCGAGGGTGCAACGGAAGAAGTCGCGTCTTAA
- the LOC143342443 gene encoding BPTF-associated chromatin complex component 1 isoform X2, producing MNSASKVGEIFTAAGAAFNKLGELTMQLHPTTDSPAGKWTDEEIEMLRHSVKTFSEDLTKISEHIKGRTVSQIRTTLKKKAFEEAGVPIRQQILSQQSSQQSQVSKQQTTGNQGLMGKSAEVTLNMLNAPESEVDVEGLPEECQVKLEFEGATEEVAS from the exons ATGAACTCTGCGAGTAAG GTTGGTGAGATTTTCACCGCAGCCGGGGCAGCATTCAATAAGCTCGGAGAATTAACTATGCAGTTGCACCCCACGACAGACTCACCAGCTGG TAAATGGACTGACGAGGAAATTGAGATGCTCCGTCACTCGGTAAAGACCTTCAGTGAAGACTTGACCAAAATAAGTGAACACATCAAGGGGCGAACGGT CTCCCAGATTCGGACAACGTTAAAGAAAAAAGCCTTCGAAGAGGCTGGGGTACCCATCAGGCAACAAATACTCTCTCAACAGTCGTCACAACAGTCGCAAGTATCGAAGCAACAAACAACCGGGAATCAAGGGTTAATGGGAAAATCAGCGGAAGTAACGCTAAACATGTTAAATGCACCAGAATCGGAAGTGGACGTTGAAGGACTACCGGAAGAGTGTCAAGTGAAGCTCGAGTTCGAGGGTGCAACGGAAGAAGTCGCGTCTTAA
- the LOC143342443 gene encoding BPTF-associated chromatin complex component 1 isoform X3: MESTSGQKVGEIFTAAGAAFNKLGELTMQLHPTTDSPAGSQIRTTLKKKAFEEAGVPIRQQILSQQSSQQSQVSKQQTTGNQGLMGKSAEVTLNMLNAPESEVDVEGLPEECQVKLEFEGATEEVAS, translated from the exons ATGGAGTCTACAAGCGGTCAGAAG GTTGGTGAGATTTTCACCGCAGCCGGGGCAGCATTCAATAAGCTCGGAGAATTAACTATGCAGTTGCACCCCACGACAGACTCACCAGCTGG CTCCCAGATTCGGACAACGTTAAAGAAAAAAGCCTTCGAAGAGGCTGGGGTACCCATCAGGCAACAAATACTCTCTCAACAGTCGTCACAACAGTCGCAAGTATCGAAGCAACAAACAACCGGGAATCAAGGGTTAATGGGAAAATCAGCGGAAGTAACGCTAAACATGTTAAATGCACCAGAATCGGAAGTGGACGTTGAAGGACTACCGGAAGAGTGTCAAGTGAAGCTCGAGTTCGAGGGTGCAACGGAAGAAGTCGCGTCTTAA
- the LOC143342323 gene encoding putative RNA methyltransferase CG11342 isoform X2, whose product MSNDASLTPSKEEKEDKTDPGASRHGNFMNYYQFHPAEERVRQLPRGVWRPAHPDRKYVGLDIGCNAGDLTFVLHDFLVNATSADQAEISLLGVDLDPILIERARERNPRPDRIIFECLDFVTDDCNHIFEGYLHRFEKSCFDVVFCFSVTMWIHLNHGDKGLAEFLRKACSLARMIVIEPQLWKCYRNASRRLRRSKGEGFPLLKTLELTGDPAAHIERILTNICNFRRVTVTADNEWKRRLLIYERT is encoded by the exons ATGTCAAACGACGCGTCGCTGACACCATCTAAGGAGGAGAAGGAAGATAAGACGGATCCGGGCGCTAGTAGACATGGGAACTTCATGAATTATTACCAATTCCATCCTGCGGAAGAGCGCGTGCGACAACTTCCGCGTGGCGTGTGGCGGCCGGCCCATCCGGACCGGAAATACGTAGGCCTAGACATCGGCTGTAATGCGGGG GATTTAACGTTCGTGTTGCACGATTTTCTCGTAAATGCCACATCGGCCGATCAAGCGGAGATCTCGTTGCTCGGCGTGGACCTCGATCCGATACTGATCGAGCGAGCACGAGAACGGAACCCACGACCGGATCGGATTATTTTCGAGTGCCTCGATTTTGTCACCGATGATTGTAACCATATTTTCGAGGGTTACCTTCACCGTTTCGAGAAGTCATGCTTCGACGTCGTATTCTGTTTCTCCGTTACGATGTGGATCCATTTAAATCACGGGGACAAAGGGCTGGCGGAATTTCTACGGAAAGCTTGTTCCCTCGCGCGGATGATCGTGATCGAGCCTCAACTTTGGAAATGTTACAGAAACGCGTCGAGACGATTAAGGCGATCGAAAGGCGAGGGTTTCCCCTTATTGAAGACTCTCGAGCTCACTGGGGACCCAGCGGCGCACATTGAACGTATATTGACGAATATTTGTAACTTTCGACGagtgacggttaccgccgacaaCGAGTGGAAGCGGAGACTATTAATTTATGAGAGGACGTGA
- the LOC143342610 gene encoding lysosomal dipeptide transporter MFSD1 — MEGGILETPETTLDTSDDEIALQGFCSPKKLPFRFLGLVLMCLLGFGSFFCFDNPSALQDNFKTDLLMSTSRFVLLYSIYSWPNVIFCFIGGFLLDSVFGIRLGAIVYMGLSLIGQIIFATGAMINVFWLMMLGRFVFGIGSESLAVAQNNYAVLWFKGKELNMVFGLQLSFARLGSTVNFLVMDPVYNYVSQYYKGPQCIGIVLFLAAITCVGSMICACALGIIDKRAERLLRRGEGQEHKVVSLSDVKDFKLIFWLITLICIAYYVAIFPFITLGKVFFERKYAYEPKNANTVNSLVYLISAIASPMLGYVVDKTGKNVSWVFISVLTTMVAHALLAFTYVNPYMCMTLMGIAYSMLASSLWPLIALVTPEYQLGTAYGIAQSVQNLGLAVVTILAGIIVDRGGYFMLEMFFLGWLWISLILSGAIWVSDMTLSGGYLNMTPGQREKYEEIRRTPESLERTKLLSPESTSDLSTDDLLQPQSDISIRNRYLSRIGAMIPPSAKAQIHRPLR; from the exons ATGGAAGGAGGCATATTAGAAACTCCAGAAACCACACTGGACACATCCGACGATGAAATCGCCTTACAAGGATTCTGCAGCCCTAAAAAGCTACCATTCAGATTTCTTGGACTGGTACTTATGTGTTTGTTAGGTTTTG GTTCATTTTTTTGCTTCGACAATCCTAGCGCACTGCAAGATAATTTTAAAACTGACTTGTTGATGTCAACTAGTAGATTTGTTTTACTTTATTCGATATATTCGTGGCCAAATGTGATTTTCTGTTTTATTGGAGGATTTTTATTGGACAGTGTCTTTGGCATACGTTTAGGAGCAATTGTATATATGGGACTTTCTTTAATTGGTCAAATCATATTTGCAACAGGTGCTATGATTAATGTTTTTTGGCTTATGATGCTTGGCCGATTTGTGTTTGG CATTGGCTCAGAATCATTGGCTGTTGCTCAGAATAATTATGCTGTTCTGTGGTTCAAGGGAAAAGAATTAAACATGGTATTTGGATTGCAATTGAGCTTTGCACGACTTGGATCAACAGTGAATTTTTTAGTCATGGATCCAGTCTATAATTATGTGTCCCAGTATTATAAGGGACCACAATGCATTGGCATAGTACTTTTCCTTGCTGCTATTACTTGTGTGGGTTCTATGATATGTGCGTGTGCTTTAGGTATTATCGATAAGCGCGCGGAAAGATTATTGAGAAGAGGCGAGGGTCAAGAACACAAAGTTGTTAGTCTATCAGATGTTAAGGATTTTAAGCTTATATTTTGGTTAATCACCCTCATCTGTATTGCTTATTACGTGGCAATATTTCCATTTATCACCTTAGGAAA GGTCTTTTTTGAACGAAAATACGCGTATGAGCCAAAAAATGCAAACACGGTTAATTCTCTTGTGTATCTTATATCAGCTATTGCATCCCCCATGTTGGGGTATGTTGTTGATAAAACTGGGAAGAATGTTTCATGGGTATTTATCAGTGTTCTTACAACTATGGTGGCTCATGCATTACTTGCATTCACATATGTAAATCCTTATATGTGCATGACTCTTATGGGAATAGCATATTCTATGCTTGCCAGTAGTTTATGGCCATTAATTGCTCTTGTCACCCCAGAATATCAGCTTGGTACTGCTTATGGGAT TGCACAATCTGTACAAAATCTAGGTTTGGCTGTAGTTACAATTTTAGCTGGTATAATTGTCGACCGGGGCGGCTATTTTATGCTTGAAATGTTTTTCTTGGGTTGGCTATGGA TTTCCTTGATACTTTCTGGTGCAATCTGGGTATCAGATATGACCTTAAGCGGTGGTTACTTGAATATGACACCGGGTCAAAGAGAGAAATATGAGGAAATTCGTCGCACACCTGAAAGTCTTGAGAGGACGAAATTACTATCTCCGGAATCTACTTCGGATTTGTCGACTGACGATCTGTTGCAACCACAGTCTGACATTAGCATTAGAAATCGTTACCTGTCTCGTATTGGTGCAATG ATACCTCCTTCTGCGAAAGCGCAGATTCACCGACCATTGCGATGA